In one Saccharibacillus brassicae genomic region, the following are encoded:
- a CDS encoding zinc ribbon domain-containing protein, with the protein MYGKRNYYHHRVFFGSFPFTGILRCPVCGHGMVSQRATRKRANGERYYTLYYQCVQFANKGSSVCRANSIRADYAEAEILRRIQEFVDDPKLIEDVTRAAQGRECLGENASEDDLKQIEKGLAEVARKKAKYFELYEEDMLDKRLFKERIEELAEQEKALVRRKEAIEDVAERQEAGSVDIAYVRGMLGEFTRLWDQMSNTRKKQLAHMLIKEVIISKHKQIERIHLLV; encoded by the coding sequence ATGTATGGCAAAAGGAACTATTACCATCATCGTGTCTTCTTTGGCAGCTTCCCGTTTACAGGTATACTTCGCTGTCCAGTGTGCGGGCATGGGATGGTGTCTCAGCGGGCTACACGAAAACGCGCGAATGGCGAACGATATTACACGCTGTACTATCAATGCGTCCAGTTTGCCAATAAGGGTAGCTCAGTTTGTAGAGCAAACAGTATACGAGCTGACTACGCGGAAGCTGAAATATTGAGACGTATCCAAGAATTCGTCGATGACCCGAAGCTGATTGAAGATGTCACCCGAGCGGCTCAGGGTAGAGAGTGCTTAGGCGAAAATGCGTCTGAAGACGACTTGAAGCAGATCGAGAAGGGATTGGCTGAAGTGGCTCGAAAGAAGGCGAAGTACTTTGAGTTGTATGAGGAGGATATGCTGGATAAGCGGCTGTTCAAGGAGCGTATCGAGGAACTGGCGGAGCAGGAGAAAGCATTGGTCAGACGGAAAGAGGCGATTGAGGATGTGGCAGAGCGTCAAGAAGCGGGAAGTGTGGATATCGCATATGTGCGAGGGATGCTAGGGGAGTTCACGAGACTCTGGGATCAGATGAGTAATACGCGGAAGAAGCAGTTGGCGCACATGTTGATTAAAGAAGTAATTATAAGCAAACATAAGCAAATAGAAAGAATACACTTACTCGTATGA
- a CDS encoding DUF3291 domain-containing protein codes for MLISVTRVRLKGMWALPFFMYHIVRSTKQLNSTAGLLHSDLTRDGWIIGWTISVWENKDRMLEYRNHGNHAKAMRIARRIGDEFEAVHWEADTIPSWKEAKIRLHQKYGRRPDPHKQ; via the coding sequence TTGTTGATTTCAGTGACACGGGTGCGATTGAAGGGCATGTGGGCCCTTCCGTTTTTTATGTACCATATCGTTCGGTCAACCAAGCAGCTGAATAGCACTGCCGGGTTGCTGCATTCCGACCTCACACGCGACGGTTGGATCATAGGTTGGACGATATCGGTATGGGAGAACAAGGATCGCATGCTGGAATACCGCAATCACGGTAATCACGCCAAGGCCATGCGGATCGCGCGCCGAATCGGAGATGAATTCGAGGCTGTCCATTGGGAAGCCGATACGATTCCAAGCTGGAAGGAAGCGAAGATCCGGTTGCATCAAAAGTACGGCAGAAGACCGGATCCGCACAAGCAGTGA
- a CDS encoding Crp/Fnr family transcriptional regulator, translated as MRGRNSGHTKKACLVIWLGDSWGRPFVICITEQAVGVIQQSVTRSHTYTLPKNSILQTPDDEKRGLSFVIAGKLRFYKTYSDGKQHTVCILSEDGIFGEIETFSLGARGSYVETMEDSIVLFIPAEQFDPLLRKHSELSLLFLSELSKRLREQDQLVEKLVFQDLRGKVLYFLNRLSNKFSTEENGYRKIDIPLTHQELADMIGATREAVSLTLKELSNEGILLTSRRTIRIHTEKALNELA; from the coding sequence ATGAGGGGAAGGAATTCTGGTCATACGAAAAAAGCATGTCTGGTCATATGGTTGGGTGATAGCTGGGGCAGGCCGTTTGTAATCTGCATTACGGAACAGGCCGTTGGGGTCATCCAACAATCGGTTACCCGATCCCATACGTATACGCTTCCCAAAAATTCGATCCTTCAGACGCCGGACGATGAAAAAAGAGGCTTGTCTTTCGTGATCGCCGGCAAGCTCCGTTTCTACAAAACCTATTCGGACGGCAAACAGCATACGGTCTGCATCCTCAGCGAAGACGGTATCTTCGGCGAAATCGAAACGTTCTCGTTAGGCGCAAGAGGAAGTTACGTCGAGACGATGGAAGATTCGATCGTTTTGTTCATTCCCGCCGAACAATTCGACCCGCTTTTACGCAAGCATTCGGAGTTGTCGCTGCTGTTTTTATCGGAACTCAGCAAACGGCTGCGAGAGCAGGATCAATTGGTAGAAAAGTTGGTTTTCCAAGACCTGCGCGGCAAAGTGCTGTATTTTCTCAACCGGCTATCCAACAAGTTCAGTACGGAAGAAAACGGCTACCGCAAAATCGATATTCCTCTGACCCATCAAGAATTGGCGGACATGATCGGAGCCACCCGGGAAGCGGTATCGCTAACCCTCAAAGAACTGTCCAACGAAGGCATTCTGTTGACGAGCCGCAGAACGATCCGTATTCATACCGAAAAAGCACTGAACGAACTGGCTTGA
- a CDS encoding SDR family NAD(P)-dependent oxidoreductase — MGKFEGKVAVITGGTSGIGLTTAQQFVSEGAHVFITGRRQSELDAAVRLIGERVTGVQGDISDLNDLDRLFDTVKREKGHLDILFANAGIGSILPLGQITEEQYDKTFDVNVKGTLFTIQKALPLFPKGTGNIILTGSTAGTIGDPGFSVYGGTKAALRQMARNWIMDLKGTGIRLNVLSPGMVHTPAYPDLFGEALNEVLKSAKDSVPLSRLGRAEEIAKAVMFLASEESSYVNGIELFVDGGLAQI, encoded by the coding sequence ATGGGTAAATTCGAAGGAAAAGTAGCGGTGATCACCGGAGGGACAAGCGGGATCGGACTGACCACGGCGCAGCAGTTCGTCTCCGAAGGGGCCCATGTATTCATTACCGGCCGCAGACAAAGCGAGCTGGACGCGGCCGTTCGATTGATCGGTGAGCGGGTAACCGGCGTGCAGGGCGATATTTCCGATTTGAACGACTTGGACCGATTGTTCGATACGGTTAAGCGGGAGAAAGGCCATCTGGATATTCTGTTCGCCAACGCGGGCATCGGCAGCATTCTGCCTTTGGGCCAAATTACGGAAGAGCAGTACGACAAGACGTTCGACGTGAATGTAAAAGGAACCCTGTTCACCATCCAAAAAGCTCTGCCACTGTTTCCAAAGGGGACGGGAAACATCATCTTGACCGGCTCCACGGCGGGCACGATCGGAGATCCGGGGTTCAGCGTCTACGGAGGAACCAAAGCGGCTCTTCGCCAGATGGCGAGAAACTGGATCATGGATTTGAAAGGCACCGGCATACGCTTGAACGTGCTGAGCCCCGGTATGGTGCATACCCCGGCTTATCCCGATCTGTTCGGCGAAGCGCTGAATGAAGTGCTTAAATCGGCGAAGGACAGCGTTCCGCTGAGCCGCTTGGGCAGGGCGGAGGAGATTGCCAAGGCCGTCATGTTCCTGGCTTCCGAAGAAAGCAGCTATGTGAACGGCATCGAATTGTTCGTGGATGGCGGGTTGGCGCAAATCTGA
- a CDS encoding DUF2306 domain-containing protein, with the protein MASKRIRALVLILAFSIAGYAIVQYGVLGAGHAGLVSFKLQKPDFELKPWVYVLYTHIFTAVFALAIGPFQLFIKPTKARRRWHRRLGYGYVLSITVSGIVNVYLSLFATGGWISGLGFMSLDVLWVATTLTAVRKIMVKDIQAHKEWMLRSYALTFSAVTLRIFLAPLALLLGDFEAAFRVVAWLCWIPNLLVMEAVIYRMRLRIEPR; encoded by the coding sequence ATGGCAAGCAAAAGGATTCGGGCACTCGTGCTCATTCTCGCATTTTCGATTGCCGGATACGCGATTGTTCAGTATGGCGTTCTTGGAGCCGGTCATGCCGGACTTGTTTCTTTCAAATTGCAAAAGCCGGATTTTGAACTCAAACCGTGGGTCTATGTGCTGTATACTCACATTTTCACCGCGGTGTTTGCTTTGGCGATAGGACCTTTTCAACTATTTATCAAGCCGACAAAAGCCAGGAGACGTTGGCATCGTCGATTGGGGTATGGATATGTTCTTTCGATTACGGTTAGCGGGATCGTGAATGTGTATTTATCCCTTTTTGCGACAGGCGGTTGGATTTCTGGACTCGGGTTCATGTCTCTCGATGTGTTGTGGGTGGCGACTACGCTTACGGCAGTGAGAAAAATTATGGTCAAAGACATCCAGGCTCATAAAGAATGGATGCTTCGCAGTTACGCGCTTACTTTTTCGGCGGTCACGCTTCGAATCTTTTTAGCACCGCTGGCTTTGCTGCTTGGCGATTTTGAAGCGGCATTTCGGGTGGTCGCTTGGCTGTGCTGGATTCCGAATCTGCTCGTCATGGAAGCCGTGATTTACAGAATGAGGCTGCGGATTGAACCGCGCTGA
- a CDS encoding lipase/acyltransferase domain-containing protein: MPRMLFVPGIKGTELIYNEDNVWFPKNRRDMNTLNFKNELVPGDLIRTVHAFNFMHVDVYKGILDEFGSESFDTYCYDWRQDIRYHVKGLVDLIKNYSDAGEEVILVAHSMGGMLAKLAVLELERIGCLKQLKKLITLGTPWHGAPDAYKALAYGEPGIYPKWFQFGDFLDDKRTRKMARQFPATFQLLPSEYYFKSELGNFLSYAGEQKPYSEILDKVNKFFTEDNEDKIDVWTEYIKPVHEAMLEPLPEGFEHDCLIGNQYATLYQVPDNSVVDWRVFFKSDASFMNGDGVVPLFSAIPNHVAKTYFVQGQHNELGSHPTVMQFIKWSMNNCIGEKPDGIEIASGETDLKKGFMARVKCPVDPTFLDKEGKYLAGQFDPNLNGVSELASNPRLNYFSIGESKYLFIPEDLDSDINVKITSYESGIADISIQAFDEEITEVKFEPLPVKKGETAFVSLTITNDVEKSTLRKRNGHSYEHTISKKKTLKEDIVSEKPVLPTIEAVFTKCKDTEKVSYLPVFSGPIKMRINSTNQDQTASIYYIVDEGPLELYSEPVELKLSSGHHNIQVFGRDIHGRPLRTKDYPISIDTIAPFTKPHFVATPDGLDLFFSTRTLGTKAVTYYRFIEESSTNNQESHKVSSEEKEWETYDASTKQVVGKAWGRLMDDRENMLRLEYFSENPFGPKEEVKFVNIRLGDIPLLMWQDELPALTPRVAWTNLLGANDYSIENFNTSLLTKKPEDSILDENIGDNVKSITFDSEYLALEVRYAEKYALFFTKAPKEALRSGEVCEFSFELLTERTKEKITRTAPRVSLRTIKGELADKQIDLQSLDGTYSGEFTVGEDFERFRFKLVVTDQNNVKPALREILLTLKEDMGS; the protein is encoded by the coding sequence ATGCCTAGAATGTTGTTTGTCCCTGGTATAAAAGGGACAGAACTGATATACAACGAGGATAATGTTTGGTTCCCAAAAAACCGAAGAGATATGAATACGTTAAACTTCAAAAATGAGTTAGTTCCAGGAGACTTGATTAGGACAGTTCATGCTTTTAATTTTATGCATGTAGATGTGTATAAGGGGATCTTAGATGAGTTTGGTAGTGAGTCTTTTGACACATACTGTTATGACTGGCGCCAAGATATTCGTTATCATGTTAAAGGTCTTGTAGACTTAATTAAAAACTATAGTGATGCTGGTGAAGAAGTAATTCTAGTAGCTCATAGTATGGGAGGAATGCTTGCAAAGCTTGCTGTATTGGAACTAGAAAGAATCGGTTGCTTGAAGCAACTTAAAAAGCTTATCACTTTAGGAACTCCTTGGCATGGTGCTCCAGACGCTTATAAAGCTTTAGCTTATGGTGAACCTGGTATCTATCCTAAATGGTTTCAATTTGGGGATTTTCTTGACGATAAAAGAACAAGAAAAATGGCGAGACAATTTCCAGCTACCTTCCAATTGCTGCCTAGCGAGTATTACTTCAAATCCGAGCTCGGAAATTTCCTTAGTTATGCCGGAGAGCAAAAGCCATATAGCGAGATATTAGACAAAGTGAACAAGTTCTTTACTGAAGATAACGAAGATAAAATTGATGTGTGGACAGAGTATATAAAACCCGTACATGAAGCGATGTTAGAGCCGTTACCAGAAGGTTTTGAACATGATTGCTTAATAGGAAACCAGTATGCCACGCTCTATCAAGTGCCAGATAATAGCGTAGTAGACTGGAGAGTATTCTTTAAGTCCGATGCCAGCTTTATGAATGGAGATGGTGTAGTACCTTTGTTCAGTGCTATTCCTAATCATGTGGCCAAAACTTACTTTGTTCAGGGACAGCATAACGAATTAGGGTCTCATCCGACTGTCATGCAATTTATTAAGTGGTCTATGAATAATTGTATTGGTGAAAAACCAGACGGGATTGAAATAGCATCAGGAGAAACAGATCTTAAGAAAGGATTTATGGCAAGAGTTAAGTGTCCTGTAGATCCTACTTTCTTAGATAAGGAAGGGAAATACCTCGCAGGTCAGTTCGATCCTAACTTAAATGGTGTAAGTGAATTAGCGTCTAATCCTAGGCTTAATTACTTCTCTATAGGAGAGTCTAAATATTTGTTTATACCTGAGGATCTGGATAGCGATATCAATGTGAAAATCACTTCTTATGAATCTGGTATTGCAGATATTTCGATTCAAGCTTTTGATGAAGAAATTACAGAAGTTAAATTTGAACCACTACCTGTGAAAAAAGGAGAGACAGCATTTGTTTCTCTAACTATAACTAATGATGTAGAGAAATCTACATTAAGAAAAAGAAACGGTCATTCATATGAGCATACAATTAGTAAGAAAAAAACACTCAAAGAGGATATCGTTTCTGAAAAGCCGGTTCTACCTACTATTGAAGCGGTCTTTACAAAGTGTAAAGATACAGAAAAGGTTTCTTACCTTCCTGTATTTTCCGGACCAATTAAGATGAGAATTAATTCTACTAATCAAGATCAAACTGCTTCTATTTATTATATTGTTGACGAGGGCCCACTTGAGTTATATAGCGAACCAGTAGAGTTAAAACTCTCTTCAGGACATCACAACATACAAGTATTTGGTAGGGATATTCATGGAAGACCTCTTCGTACAAAAGACTATCCTATATCGATAGATACTATTGCCCCATTTACTAAACCGCATTTTGTAGCTACACCGGATGGATTAGATCTTTTCTTTTCTACGCGGACATTAGGCACAAAAGCTGTCACTTATTATAGATTCATAGAAGAATCTTCGACAAATAATCAAGAGTCGCATAAAGTGTCGTCAGAAGAAAAAGAATGGGAAACCTACGATGCTTCTACTAAACAAGTTGTAGGGAAAGCTTGGGGAAGGTTAATGGATGACCGAGAGAATATGCTACGCTTAGAATATTTTTCGGAAAATCCATTTGGGCCTAAGGAAGAAGTGAAATTTGTCAATATTCGCTTAGGTGATATTCCCCTTTTAATGTGGCAAGACGAGTTGCCAGCTTTAACCCCAAGAGTCGCCTGGACTAATCTTCTTGGGGCTAATGATTATTCTATAGAGAATTTTAACACTTCTCTTCTAACAAAGAAGCCAGAAGATTCAATACTAGATGAGAACATTGGAGACAATGTAAAAAGCATTACTTTCGATTCTGAATATCTTGCCTTGGAAGTAAGATATGCTGAGAAATATGCTTTATTTTTCACTAAAGCGCCTAAAGAAGCCTTGAGATCGGGCGAAGTTTGTGAGTTTTCTTTTGAATTATTAACAGAGCGAACGAAGGAAAAGATAACAAGAACAGCCCCTAGGGTCTCTTTAAGAACTATTAAAGGAGAACTTGCAGATAAGCAAATAGATTTACAGTCTCTTGATGGCACGTATAGTGGAGAATTCACGGTGGGTGAAGATTTTGAACGTTTTAGGTTTAAGTTAGTAGTAACGGATCAAAACAATGTAAAGCCAGCATTAAGAGAAATTCTGCTTACGCTTAAAGAAGATATGGGAAGTTAA
- a CDS encoding aldehyde dehydrogenase family protein has product MTIQAGQEPVTVEALINGQSVTSFSQSAKENPTDPAEIVGYFPVTTKEQAVEAIEAAAGAFQTWKKTGIEERVTRMRRAIEKIRAAENEIVHLLCREHGKPLYDAHGEIYVSLMWMEFACKEAASALQEEVTEHENGKTILAYDPIGVVAAISPWNYPIALSTIKIAPALLAGNAIVLKPSPYAPLAAAKVAEIIASEFPAGVINVVHGGADVGVELTTNPHVAKIAFTGGTETAKHIIRAASETIKDMTLELGGNDAAIFLDSFDVNDERAMRRIVVSNFLTTGQICMIAKRVYVHRSIYEAFVEKYIEAANRWIRIGDPFDPDTTVGPLNNVKQKEYVLGLVEDAKQRGAKVIPLGRILDQQVFDQGYYLQPTLVLGCDVHDRIVVEEQFGPTVPILPFDDEEQVIRLHNESIYGLTSSVWGTEEQAISVARQLEAGTTMINTAAVQGLDVRFPFGGFKQSGIGREYGVEGIRTYTEQHVINVPKMLDLPYIPE; this is encoded by the coding sequence ATGACCATTCAAGCAGGCCAGGAACCGGTTACCGTTGAAGCGCTTATTAACGGTCAGTCTGTCACATCCTTTTCGCAGTCCGCCAAAGAGAATCCGACCGACCCGGCAGAGATCGTCGGTTACTTCCCGGTCACGACGAAGGAACAAGCCGTCGAAGCGATCGAAGCGGCGGCCGGAGCTTTTCAGACGTGGAAGAAGACCGGCATCGAAGAACGCGTAACGAGAATGCGCAGAGCGATCGAGAAGATCAGGGCCGCCGAGAACGAAATCGTGCATTTGCTGTGCAGGGAGCACGGCAAGCCGCTGTACGATGCGCACGGCGAGATTTACGTCTCGTTGATGTGGATGGAGTTTGCCTGCAAGGAAGCGGCGTCGGCTCTGCAAGAAGAGGTCACCGAGCATGAGAACGGCAAAACGATTCTGGCTTACGATCCGATCGGCGTCGTGGCCGCGATCAGTCCGTGGAACTATCCGATTGCGCTGTCCACGATCAAGATCGCTCCTGCTCTGCTGGCGGGCAACGCGATCGTGCTGAAGCCGAGTCCGTATGCGCCGCTCGCGGCAGCGAAGGTGGCGGAGATCATCGCGAGCGAGTTCCCGGCCGGCGTGATCAACGTGGTTCATGGCGGTGCGGATGTGGGCGTTGAACTGACGACGAATCCCCATGTGGCCAAAATCGCTTTTACCGGCGGAACCGAAACGGCCAAGCATATTATCCGGGCGGCTTCGGAGACGATTAAGGATATGACGCTGGAGCTTGGCGGCAACGATGCGGCGATTTTCCTGGACAGCTTCGACGTGAACGATGAACGCGCCATGCGCCGGATCGTCGTGTCCAACTTCCTGACGACCGGTCAGATCTGCATGATCGCCAAACGCGTGTATGTGCATCGTTCGATCTATGAAGCTTTTGTGGAAAAATATATCGAGGCGGCCAATCGCTGGATCCGGATCGGCGATCCGTTTGATCCCGATACGACGGTAGGCCCGCTCAATAACGTGAAGCAGAAAGAGTACGTGCTGGGTTTGGTCGAAGACGCCAAGCAGCGCGGAGCCAAAGTCATTCCGCTCGGCCGGATTCTGGATCAGCAGGTGTTCGACCAGGGGTACTACCTCCAGCCGACGCTTGTGTTGGGCTGCGACGTGCATGACCGGATCGTCGTGGAAGAACAGTTCGGGCCTACCGTTCCGATTCTGCCGTTCGACGACGAAGAGCAAGTCATTCGTCTCCATAACGAGAGCATCTACGGATTGACGAGTTCCGTGTGGGGGACCGAAGAACAAGCGATTTCCGTTGCGCGCCAACTCGAAGCCGGAACGACGATGATCAATACGGCTGCCGTGCAGGGACTGGACGTCCGCTTCCCGTTCGGAGGCTTCAAGCAGTCCGGGATCGGCCGCGAATACGGCGTGGAAGGCATTCGCACGTATACCGAACAGCATGTGATCAATGTGCCGAAGATGCTGGATCTTCCTTATATTCCTGAGTAA
- a CDS encoding helix-turn-helix domain-containing protein translates to MYPAASQTAEFKPRSFGERVNLHNNYIGQVERGEKNVTIDSLSKIAAGLEVSLEELFRHIDPMEGEDDLAQIHRLLAERPAADHTMALKVIQTVFGWAESQNK, encoded by the coding sequence ATGTATCCGGCAGCTTCGCAAACAGCGGAATTTAAGCCAAGATCATTTGGAGAACGCGTCAATTTACATAACAACTACATCGGGCAGGTTGAACGCGGCGAAAAGAATGTGACCATCGACAGTCTAAGTAAGATTGCGGCTGGGCTGGAGGTATCACTGGAAGAGCTTTTCCGACATATAGACCCGATGGAAGGCGAAGACGATCTGGCCCAGATTCACCGCCTGCTAGCCGAACGTCCCGCAGCAGACCATACGATGGCGCTTAAGGTGATTCAGACGGTGTTTGGATGGGCAGAGAGCCAGAATAAATAG
- a CDS encoding HEPN domain-containing protein — MEKCLVVAATRSSFSFKENANYKFVIGDIKVGFKKISDERDQAFTGLKYGWIIQLELNADGIESAITLANNLIDFFLSTISLESGLETHEKKLLIVLDTSNEVKEREFRQFFYDQSFSRGDTIEVSEFTEHVGAIWLRYEGKDRDRFLRALHWFRKGLNEGDVLDQFLAFWQGVETLNPLLIEHFGCEKTGYEQIEKTCCVTGNVFYEMRTTKQGMEELVKHIGLEGEAWKQISKARNGISHGFKSLKDVQAECEYLMPKIAELLYKGILLLLNRSEKDTTLKNLSYISPLKLGEVHFIDVIIKEEDVEKLLSDYYPYFQMSMELAPQEDGYISEAKFSAKLESECVLLSLSASGRGLRMEHLSEDEG; from the coding sequence ATGGAAAAGTGCTTAGTAGTAGCGGCTACAAGATCTAGTTTTAGCTTTAAAGAAAACGCGAATTACAAATTTGTTATTGGTGATATTAAAGTAGGATTTAAAAAAATATCAGATGAAAGAGATCAAGCTTTTACAGGACTAAAGTATGGCTGGATAATCCAACTTGAATTGAATGCAGATGGTATAGAGTCTGCTATTACACTAGCTAACAATCTTATAGATTTCTTTTTATCTACTATTAGTCTAGAATCAGGCTTAGAAACTCATGAGAAAAAGCTTTTAATCGTTCTGGATACAAGCAATGAAGTAAAAGAGAGGGAGTTTAGACAATTTTTTTATGATCAATCTTTTTCACGGGGCGACACTATAGAAGTTTCGGAATTTACTGAGCATGTAGGAGCAATTTGGCTACGGTACGAAGGAAAAGATAGAGACCGATTTCTGCGTGCACTACATTGGTTTAGAAAAGGTTTAAACGAAGGAGACGTTCTAGATCAGTTCCTAGCTTTTTGGCAAGGAGTCGAAACGCTAAATCCACTTTTGATTGAACACTTTGGTTGTGAGAAAACTGGCTATGAGCAGATTGAAAAAACATGCTGTGTTACTGGTAACGTATTTTACGAGATGAGAACAACAAAGCAAGGTATGGAAGAATTAGTGAAACACATTGGTTTAGAAGGAGAGGCGTGGAAACAGATAAGTAAAGCAAGAAACGGAATTTCTCATGGTTTTAAGTCATTAAAAGATGTTCAAGCTGAATGTGAATACTTAATGCCAAAGATTGCAGAGCTTTTGTATAAAGGTATCTTGCTCTTACTGAATAGAAGTGAGAAGGACACCACTTTAAAAAACCTTTCTTATATTTCACCTTTGAAGCTTGGAGAAGTTCACTTTATAGACGTGATAATAAAGGAAGAAGATGTTGAGAAATTGTTAAGTGACTATTATCCCTACTTTCAAATGAGTATGGAATTAGCACCTCAAGAAGATGGCTACATTTCAGAAGCAAAATTTTCTGCAAAACTAGAAAGTGAATGTGTTTTGCTCAGCCTAAGTGCATCGGGGCGAGGGCTTCGTATGGAGCACTTGTCAGAAGATGAAGGGTAG
- a CDS encoding 5-methyltetrahydropteroyltriglutamate--homocysteine S-methyltransferase, which produces MIPFRHDHVGSFLRPADLTQAREQYKSGELTHEALRAVEDREIIRIIEKQKENGVLAVTDGELRRSWWHFDFLGGLDGVELYEQIDGPKFHNMQTRKGGIRVVGKVDFSAHPFLEDFKFVQKHAGGAVAKQTIPSPNMLLYRLENGANVYTDREAFLQDTIAAYQKAIQAFYDAGCRYLQLDDTAWADLFSEAGHDKLRAKGLEPAEELKTMQRMINESLAHKPADLVVTMHICRGNYKSNFFSTGGYDYASEVIFGGLDVDGLFLEFDDERSGSFESLKHVNRKDLKIVLGLLTSKTGQLENKEQIKARIAEAATYVPLEQLCLSPQCGFSSTEEGNILTEEQQWRKLRYVKEIAEEVWQ; this is translated from the coding sequence ATGATACCTTTTCGACATGATCACGTAGGCAGCTTTTTACGTCCTGCCGACTTAACTCAGGCACGCGAACAGTATAAATCGGGCGAACTCACGCATGAGGCATTGAGAGCCGTGGAAGATCGGGAGATTATCCGGATCATTGAAAAGCAGAAGGAGAACGGCGTGCTGGCGGTTACGGATGGCGAACTGCGCAGAAGCTGGTGGCATTTCGACTTCTTGGGCGGGCTGGACGGCGTGGAGCTGTACGAGCAAATAGACGGTCCGAAATTCCACAATATGCAGACGCGCAAGGGCGGCATTCGCGTTGTCGGCAAGGTCGATTTCTCGGCGCATCCTTTCTTGGAAGATTTCAAGTTCGTGCAGAAGCATGCGGGCGGCGCGGTGGCGAAGCAGACCATTCCGAGTCCGAACATGCTGCTGTATCGCTTGGAGAACGGCGCCAATGTGTATACGGACCGCGAGGCTTTTCTGCAGGACACGATCGCGGCGTATCAAAAAGCGATTCAGGCGTTCTACGACGCGGGCTGCCGCTACCTCCAGTTGGACGATACCGCCTGGGCGGATCTGTTCTCGGAAGCCGGCCATGACAAGCTGCGCGCCAAAGGGCTGGAACCGGCGGAAGAGTTGAAGACGATGCAGCGCATGATCAACGAATCTTTGGCGCACAAACCGGCTGATTTGGTCGTGACGATGCATATTTGCCGCGGCAACTACAAATCCAACTTTTTCTCGACAGGCGGTTACGATTACGCTTCGGAGGTGATCTTCGGCGGCTTGGACGTGGACGGATTGTTTTTGGAATTCGATGACGAGCGCTCGGGCAGTTTCGAGTCGTTGAAGCATGTGAATCGCAAAGATTTGAAAATCGTGCTCGGTCTGCTCACTTCCAAAACGGGACAGTTGGAAAACAAAGAACAGATCAAAGCCCGGATTGCCGAGGCGGCCACCTATGTTCCTCTGGAGCAGCTGTGCTTGAGCCCGCAGTGCGGATTCTCGTCCACGGAAGAAGGCAATATTTTGACGGAAGAACAGCAGTGGCGGAAGCTTCGTTACGTGAAGGAAATCGCGGAAGAAGTTTGGCAGTAA